The following proteins are encoded in a genomic region of Maribacter hydrothermalis:
- a CDS encoding pyridoxal phosphate-dependent aminotransferase translates to MPSVSNKGLSMPQSPIRKLVPFAENAKKKGVKVIHLNIGQPDIKTPQQALDAVKNNNINVLEYSRTEGSEEFRNKIAGYYIKNNINVSASEIIVTTGGSEALAFAMNTIADSNDEIIIPEPFYANYNGFATACGVKVVPVVSKLEDNFALPPIEDFEKLITPRTKAILICNPGNPTGYLYSKEEIQKLAALVKKHNIFLVADEVYREFTYDNKVHASILKEEGLDEHAIIIDSVSKRYSMCGARIGYLVSKNKEFIATALKFAQARLSPPTYAQIASEAALDTPDSYFAEVKTEYVARRNLLIAELGKIKGIKIARPQGAFYCIAELPIEDADHFAQWLLEDFRVDNETVMVAPAAGFYATEGLGKNQIRIAYVLDQASLKRAVRIIGEALKSYKG, encoded by the coding sequence ATGCCATCTGTTTCTAATAAAGGGCTTTCTATGCCTCAATCACCTATAAGAAAACTAGTTCCGTTTGCAGAGAACGCAAAGAAAAAAGGAGTTAAAGTAATTCATTTAAACATAGGTCAGCCAGATATTAAAACCCCCCAACAAGCATTAGATGCGGTTAAAAACAACAACATCAACGTACTTGAATATAGCCGTACCGAAGGCTCTGAAGAGTTTAGAAATAAAATTGCAGGGTATTATATTAAAAACAACATAAATGTCAGTGCATCTGAAATTATTGTAACTACCGGAGGTTCTGAAGCATTAGCTTTCGCAATGAATACCATTGCCGACTCTAATGATGAAATCATTATACCAGAACCCTTTTATGCAAACTATAATGGATTTGCTACTGCTTGTGGGGTAAAAGTAGTCCCTGTTGTATCAAAATTAGAAGATAATTTTGCCCTCCCCCCTATCGAGGATTTTGAAAAACTAATTACACCAAGAACGAAAGCTATATTAATTTGTAATCCAGGAAACCCAACAGGGTATTTGTATAGCAAAGAAGAAATACAAAAATTAGCTGCATTAGTAAAAAAACATAATATTTTTCTAGTCGCTGATGAAGTGTACAGAGAATTTACTTATGATAACAAGGTACATGCATCAATTTTAAAAGAAGAAGGACTGGATGAACATGCAATAATCATAGATTCTGTTTCTAAAAGATATAGTATGTGCGGTGCTAGAATTGGATATCTAGTTTCAAAAAACAAAGAGTTTATAGCCACCGCTTTAAAATTTGCCCAAGCAAGACTTTCACCACCCACCTACGCACAAATAGCAAGCGAAGCCGCTTTAGACACACCAGATAGCTACTTTGCGGAAGTAAAAACAGAATATGTTGCGAGAAGAAATTTATTAATTGCAGAACTCGGAAAAATAAAAGGAATAAAGATTGCTAGGCCTCAAGGAGCTTTTTACTGTATCGCCGAATTACCGATTGAAGATGCTGATCATTTTGCGCAGTGGTTATTAGAGGATTTTAGAGTGGATAATGAAACTGTAATGGTAGCACCTGCTGCTGGTTTTTACGCTACGGAAGGTTTAGGTAAAAACCAAATTAGAATTGCTTATGTTTTGGACCAAGCTAGTTTAAAAAGAGCTGTTCGTATTATTGGTGAAGCACTTAAAAGTTATAAAGGATAA
- the lipA gene encoding lipoyl synthase: MSTVLNKNVAPPKGKPKWLRVKLPTGKKYTQLRGLVDKYDLHTICTSGSCPNMGECWGEGTATFMILGNVCTRSCGFCGVKTGRPENVDWAEPEKVARSIKIMGITHAVITSVDRDDLKDMGSIIWAETVKAIRRMNPTTTLETLIPDFQGIEKHLDRIIAVSPEVVSHNMETVKRLTREVRIQAKYERSLEALNYLKKQGINRTKSGIMLGLGEHEDEVITTLADLRSVNVDVVTIGQYLQPSKKHLPVKEFITPDQFKKYEDIGLEMGFRHVESGALVRSSYKAHKHIL; encoded by the coding sequence ATGTCTACAGTCCTTAATAAAAATGTTGCTCCACCAAAAGGTAAGCCTAAGTGGCTTAGGGTTAAATTACCAACAGGTAAAAAATACACTCAATTAAGAGGTTTGGTTGACAAGTATGACTTACATACCATATGCACCAGTGGTAGTTGCCCAAATATGGGCGAATGCTGGGGAGAAGGAACCGCAACATTTATGATTTTAGGCAATGTATGTACTAGATCATGTGGATTTTGTGGTGTAAAAACCGGTAGACCTGAAAATGTTGATTGGGCCGAACCTGAAAAAGTGGCAAGATCAATTAAAATTATGGGTATTACGCATGCCGTAATAACTTCCGTTGATAGAGATGACCTAAAAGATATGGGTTCTATTATTTGGGCGGAAACCGTAAAGGCTATTCGTAGAATGAACCCTACTACTACTTTAGAAACCTTAATTCCAGATTTTCAAGGAATTGAGAAACATTTAGATCGAATTATTGCTGTTTCACCAGAAGTCGTATCTCATAATATGGAGACTGTTAAAAGACTTACTAGAGAAGTACGCATACAGGCCAAATACGAACGTAGTCTTGAGGCTTTAAATTATCTTAAAAAGCAAGGCATAAATAGAACCAAATCTGGAATAATGTTGGGTCTTGGCGAACATGAAGATGAAGTAATCACTACTTTAGCAGACCTAAGGAGTGTTAATGTAGATGTGGTTACCATTGGTCAATATCTTCAACCATCTAAGAAACACCTACCTGTAAAGGAATTTATTACCCCAGATCAATTCAAAAAATACGAAGATATAGGTTTAGAAATGGGCTTTAGACATGTAGAAAGTGGTGCTTTAGTTCGATCATCTTACAAAGCACACAAGCACATTCTTTAA
- a CDS encoding membrane or secreted protein: MKLVLLTIGLLALAFAGIAIKIWGKKNGAFAGTCASQSPFLNQDGQACGMCGKLPSEQDCKKDKISE; this comes from the coding sequence ATGAAACTAGTACTTTTAACCATCGGTTTGTTAGCATTGGCCTTTGCCGGTATAGCCATTAAAATTTGGGGCAAAAAAAATGGAGCGTTTGCAGGAACTTGTGCAAGCCAAAGTCCCTTTTTGAATCAAGATGGCCAAGCTTGTGGCATGTGTGGTAAATTACCAAGCGAACAAGATTGTAAAAAAGATAAAATATCTGAATAA
- a CDS encoding hybrid sensor histidine kinase/response regulator: MKILFLNKVLQILIVPILFLVATTNLFSQNKVLSEDTQSYFDQARIYRNQDKIDLALETLNAAASSAEKNEDVKALIDSLHELALLYLKINKEGDTEFYWDRASVLMKDIAHPYGDAMHKYIEAILLHRSNRNFQALFMLNEAKQLNNDRNFYNNLLLTEAKVYISLEKYDSAVKNLNSLVINTDIYEKEYLSSQAYLTLAKLNLTTDNLSESVKNGENALKIANQNGFLKDIEEANTLLTSTYEKLGLYQKSLVNSQNLIRLKDSIFNIDKVKIEAKTADIIRDDYKTEVIAKQNVEIEDLKESQNRSELTAILTSAFLIIISLLAVTLYRNNQIKLKTNDLLQTKNKELQIARDGAVQAMEAKTNFLSTVSHELRTPLYAVTGLTHLLLEENPEEHQKEHLKALKFSGDYLLNFINDILHINKIDANKLEPLNMEFNLNKVINEVINSLGQSAKANNTKLILEYDSNIPGHLLSDPLKLSQVFMNLIGNSIKFTKGGEVKVITKLLNKKDDDVTIYFEVSDNGIGISKEKQKSIFEGFEQGSIQINREYGGTGLGLTIVKSLLGLFNSKIELESELGQGSSFFFEIEMKSMDAIPEDFSFEITSREYDFKNLHLLIVEDNKINQVITKKMLSKKEMTSDIANNGHEAITLAQENVYDAILMDIHMPGISGEEATIEIRKFNQDTPIIALTAISLDDSLESFYAAGCNDVVTKPFKPEVFYQKIGENIFDKNPKNSLS; the protein is encoded by the coding sequence TTGAAGATTTTATTTTTAAATAAAGTACTACAAATTTTAATAGTTCCCATTTTATTTTTGGTGGCTACCACCAATTTATTTTCCCAAAATAAAGTTTTATCAGAAGATACCCAGTCTTATTTTGATCAGGCTAGAATTTATAGAAACCAAGACAAAATTGATTTAGCTCTTGAGACGTTAAATGCTGCGGCCAGTTCTGCTGAAAAAAATGAAGACGTAAAAGCTTTAATTGATAGTCTACATGAGCTAGCCTTACTTTACTTAAAAATAAATAAGGAGGGCGATACAGAATTTTACTGGGATCGTGCTAGCGTATTAATGAAAGATATTGCACATCCATACGGTGATGCAATGCATAAATATATTGAAGCAATACTCTTACATAGAAGTAATAGAAATTTTCAGGCATTATTTATGCTTAACGAGGCCAAGCAACTTAATAACGACCGAAATTTTTACAACAACTTATTGTTAACTGAAGCGAAAGTTTACATCAGTTTAGAAAAATATGATAGTGCTGTTAAAAATTTAAATTCACTAGTTATTAATACGGATATTTACGAAAAAGAATATTTATCCAGTCAGGCTTATTTAACCCTAGCAAAATTAAATTTGACTACAGATAACTTATCCGAATCAGTTAAAAATGGCGAAAATGCATTAAAAATAGCTAACCAAAATGGTTTTTTAAAAGATATTGAAGAGGCAAACACCCTATTGACCTCTACTTACGAAAAGCTAGGTTTATATCAAAAATCGTTAGTCAATAGCCAAAATTTAATTCGATTAAAAGATTCAATATTTAATATTGATAAGGTAAAAATAGAAGCCAAAACGGCTGATATAATTAGGGATGATTATAAAACAGAAGTTATTGCAAAACAAAATGTTGAAATTGAAGACTTAAAAGAATCACAAAACAGGTCTGAACTTACCGCAATATTAACTTCTGCCTTTTTAATTATAATTTCACTACTAGCGGTTACCCTATACCGAAACAATCAAATTAAATTAAAAACCAACGATTTACTTCAGACTAAAAACAAAGAATTACAAATTGCGCGAGACGGGGCAGTACAAGCTATGGAAGCAAAAACAAATTTTCTTTCTACCGTTAGTCACGAACTTAGAACACCTCTTTACGCCGTAACAGGCCTTACTCATCTTCTTTTAGAAGAAAACCCTGAAGAACATCAAAAAGAACATTTAAAGGCCTTGAAATTTTCAGGCGACTATTTACTGAATTTTATTAATGACATTTTACACATTAATAAAATTGATGCAAATAAACTAGAGCCTTTAAATATGGAGTTCAACCTAAATAAGGTTATAAACGAAGTTATTAATTCTTTAGGTCAAAGCGCTAAAGCAAATAATACAAAATTAATTTTAGAATACGACTCAAATATACCAGGCCATTTATTAAGTGATCCATTGAAACTTTCTCAAGTTTTCATGAACTTAATTGGTAATTCTATCAAGTTTACAAAGGGTGGCGAAGTAAAAGTAATTACAAAATTACTTAACAAAAAAGATGATGATGTAACTATTTATTTTGAAGTTAGCGATAACGGTATTGGTATATCCAAAGAAAAACAAAAAAGTATTTTTGAAGGGTTCGAGCAAGGTTCAATTCAAATTAATAGAGAATATGGAGGTACTGGTTTAGGCTTAACCATTGTAAAAAGCTTATTAGGTCTATTTAATAGTAAAATAGAATTAGAGAGCGAATTAGGCCAAGGAAGTTCTTTCTTTTTTGAAATTGAAATGAAAAGTATGGATGCTATTCCAGAAGATTTTTCTTTCGAAATTACATCGCGAGAATACGATTTTAAAAACCTGCATTTGTTAATTGTAGAAGACAACAAAATAAACCAAGTCATAACTAAAAAGATGCTTTCTAAAAAAGAAATGACAAGTGATATTGCAAACAATGGTCATGAGGCAATAACCTTAGCACAAGAAAATGTTTATGATGCCATATTAATGGATATTCATATGCCTGGCATAAGTGGTGAAGAAGCTACAATAGAAATTAGAAAATTTAACCAAGACACCCCTATTATAGCTTTAACGGCAATATCCTTAGATGATAGCTTAGAGAGTTTTTATGCAGCAGGCTGTAATGACGTTGTAACCAAACCTTTTAAACCTGAAGTCTTTTATCAAAAAATTGGAGAGAATATTTTTGATAAAAACCCTAAGAATTCGCTGTCATAA
- a CDS encoding aspartyl protease family protein, translating into MKFQLINNLMIIPVEVNGTELSFVLDSGVGTPILFNLADQDSIQLNNVTEITINGLGEGDAINALKSTSNFVRLGDVKNVSQDIYVVMDAGINFSPSLGIPVHGIIGYDLFRDFVVDINYINKSIKFYDPNMYSYKLPKNSREINLSIIGKKAYLDASVMINKTQEIPVKMLMDTGSSDAIWLFEDEQIRLPEKHYDDFLGKGLAGDIYGKRTKIHHLKIADFVLSNAKAAFPDMETFNTIKDFGGRNGSLGGEVFKRFNIVFDYQNRRMILKKNSNFDKLFQYNISGIDLQHAGVRYVSERIANSNGVVYNNEKTYGDVQIVLQGATRLSLVPEIVVSGIRAGSPAHSAGLQEGDVILAVNGKRIHRYKLQEIMHLLNNNKDKRVKVLVERYNNDLLFSFVLKPLFE; encoded by the coding sequence ATGAAATTTCAATTAATTAATAACTTAATGATTATACCGGTAGAGGTTAATGGAACGGAACTCTCGTTTGTTTTAGATTCTGGTGTAGGTACTCCAATATTATTCAATTTAGCAGATCAAGATTCAATTCAACTTAATAATGTAACGGAAATTACAATTAATGGTTTAGGGGAAGGGGATGCTATAAATGCATTGAAATCTACAAGTAATTTTGTGAGATTAGGGGATGTTAAAAATGTTTCGCAAGATATTTATGTGGTCATGGATGCAGGTATTAATTTTTCGCCAAGCTTGGGAATCCCAGTACATGGAATAATTGGCTATGATCTATTTAGAGATTTTGTTGTAGATATTAATTATATAAATAAATCAATTAAATTTTATGACCCGAATATGTATTCTTATAAGTTGCCAAAAAATTCTCGTGAAATTAATTTGTCAATAATAGGAAAAAAGGCATATTTGGATGCTAGCGTTATGATTAATAAAACCCAGGAAATACCGGTTAAAATGTTAATGGATACGGGTAGTAGTGACGCTATATGGCTTTTTGAGGATGAACAAATACGATTACCAGAGAAACATTATGATGATTTTTTAGGTAAAGGACTTGCAGGGGATATATATGGTAAGAGAACTAAAATACATCATTTAAAAATAGCCGACTTTGTTTTGAGCAATGCTAAGGCTGCATTTCCAGATATGGAAACCTTTAACACCATTAAGGATTTTGGTGGACGAAACGGTAGTCTAGGTGGAGAGGTGTTTAAACGATTTAATATTGTATTTGATTATCAAAATAGGAGAATGATACTTAAAAAGAATTCTAATTTTGACAAATTATTTCAATATAATATTAGCGGTATTGACTTGCAGCATGCGGGTGTTCGTTATGTATCTGAAAGAATAGCCAATTCTAATGGTGTGGTTTATAATAACGAAAAAACCTACGGGGATGTTCAAATTGTTTTGCAAGGTGCTACTAGGTTAAGTTTGGTTCCGGAAATTGTTGTGTCCGGTATTCGTGCGGGTAGCCCGGCACACTCGGCGGGTTTGCAAGAAGGAGATGTTATTTTAGCTGTAAACGGAAAACGAATTCACCGATATAAATTGCAAGAAATTATGCATTTGTTGAATAATAATAAAGATAAAAGAGTAAAGGTTTTAGTAGAACGGTATAATAATGATTTGTTATTTAGTTTTGTTTTAAAACCATTGTTCGAATAA
- the gap gene encoding type I glyceraldehyde-3-phosphate dehydrogenase, with protein MQKLNIGINGFGRIGRTLFRLLQQHEHLNVVAINDLADSRTLSHLLKYDSIHGTSPHSITYFENNIIVNDKPIVLLNESHPSTINWSTTNVDLVVECTGKFKDRETLSFHIKNGAKKVILSVPPSEDDIKMIVLGINENTLLATDDIISNASCTTNNAAPMIKVVNDLCGIEQAYITTIHSYTTDQSLHDQPHRDLRRARAASQSIVPTTTGAAKALTRIFPELSDAIGGCGIRVPVPNGSLTDITLNVKRTTTIEEINSTFEKASQNQFKNILYYTKDPIVSIDINNSYYSCTFDSLMTSVIGKMVKIIGWYDNETGYSSRIVDLINYLNNKKYI; from the coding sequence ATGCAAAAACTGAATATAGGCATTAATGGTTTTGGAAGAATAGGAAGAACCCTATTCCGCCTATTACAGCAACACGAACATTTAAATGTAGTTGCCATAAATGATTTAGCTGATAGTAGAACGCTTTCGCATTTGTTAAAATACGATAGTATTCATGGTACATCGCCCCATTCAATCACCTATTTTGAAAATAATATCATTGTCAATGACAAACCCATTGTATTATTAAACGAATCTCACCCATCTACTATAAATTGGTCAACTACTAATGTTGATTTGGTGGTGGAATGTACAGGTAAATTTAAGGATAGGGAAACACTTTCTTTCCATATTAAGAATGGCGCCAAGAAAGTTATTCTATCCGTACCACCTTCGGAAGATGATATAAAAATGATTGTCCTTGGTATAAATGAAAATACACTGTTAGCTACCGATGATATTATATCCAACGCATCCTGTACCACAAATAATGCCGCCCCAATGATTAAAGTGGTCAATGATCTATGTGGTATTGAACAAGCTTATATTACCACTATACATTCTTACACCACAGATCAAAGTTTACATGATCAACCACATCGAGATTTAAGACGCGCACGTGCGGCATCCCAGTCGATCGTACCTACCACAACTGGAGCAGCGAAAGCACTAACAAGAATTTTTCCAGAATTATCCGACGCCATAGGTGGTTGTGGTATTAGAGTGCCCGTACCCAACGGGTCCTTAACAGATATAACTTTAAATGTGAAAAGGACTACAACTATTGAAGAAATAAACTCTACATTTGAAAAAGCATCACAAAATCAATTCAAAAATATATTGTATTACACCAAAGACCCAATAGTTTCTATAGATATAAACAATAGTTACTACTCTTGTACGTTTGATTCTTTAATGACTTCGGTAATAGGAAAAATGGTGAAAATTATTGGCTGGTATGATAATGAAACTGGCTATAGTAGTCGTATTGTTGATTTGATTAATTATTTAAATAATAAAAAATATATTTGA
- a CDS encoding anti-sigma factor domain-containing protein, with translation MKDKIKIFLDSDLLEKYLLGTTTDMEAMQVERYIAMYPEVRETYAELQENLEVFAKQYAIEAPQGLKDKIHSRIKAERKGRKRFVSYAIAASIAAIMFAGISTFFWNQNQSLQEENSVVSNKIKLLEENMKEQLEDVRNQFIVLNNPQTKKYNVKGNQKAKDLKAVAYINPVKKLSYINVSKLPHIPESQCFQMWAEVNGKMINLGIIEEAGDQQKLLALPYAENAVGYITIEQKGGNHTPSVENIVANIAY, from the coding sequence ATGAAAGACAAAATTAAAATTTTTCTAGATTCTGATTTATTAGAAAAATACCTTTTAGGCACCACTACAGATATGGAAGCTATGCAGGTTGAAAGATACATTGCCATGTACCCTGAGGTAAGAGAAACCTATGCCGAATTACAAGAAAACCTTGAGGTTTTCGCTAAACAGTATGCTATTGAAGCTCCACAAGGCCTAAAAGATAAGATTCACTCAAGAATAAAAGCTGAGCGAAAAGGAAGAAAAAGATTTGTTAGCTATGCAATTGCCGCAAGTATTGCTGCGATAATGTTTGCTGGAATTTCTACTTTTTTCTGGAATCAAAATCAGAGTTTACAAGAGGAAAATAGTGTAGTTAGCAACAAAATAAAATTGCTTGAAGAAAACATGAAAGAGCAGTTGGAAGATGTGCGCAACCAGTTTATAGTCTTGAACAACCCACAAACAAAAAAGTACAACGTAAAAGGAAATCAAAAAGCAAAAGATCTTAAAGCGGTGGCGTATATAAACCCAGTTAAAAAATTATCTTATATAAATGTGAGCAAATTACCTCATATCCCAGAAAGCCAATGTTTTCAAATGTGGGCAGAGGTTAACGGTAAAATGATTAACCTAGGTATAATTGAAGAAGCTGGAGACCAACAAAAACTTTTGGCACTTCCATATGCTGAAAATGCTGTTGGGTACATCACTATTGAACAGAAAGGTGGCAACCATACGCCAAGCGTAGAAAATATAGTAGCGAATATCGCTTATTAA
- a CDS encoding RNA polymerase sigma factor, giving the protein MSTLLENHIVELLQERNEKAISLLYDNYADTLFGVANKVVRDPDLAQDVVQESFVKIWKKADTYDPKKAKLFTWLFRITRNTAIDKLRSVNTKSDKEIQIDVSDVYTLGVESTRPDLMDVKEHLSKIEDKYQIVLEALFFQGMTQQEASDELDIPLGTIKSRLKIGLRELGKIYGPALLALMLNIVL; this is encoded by the coding sequence ATGAGCACTTTATTAGAAAACCATATTGTTGAATTGTTACAGGAGCGAAACGAAAAAGCAATTTCACTCTTGTACGATAATTATGCAGATACCTTATTTGGTGTTGCAAACAAAGTTGTACGTGATCCTGACCTTGCACAAGATGTTGTACAGGAATCATTCGTTAAAATTTGGAAGAAAGCTGACACATACGACCCAAAGAAAGCCAAGCTTTTTACATGGCTTTTTAGAATTACAAGAAATACGGCAATTGATAAGTTAAGAAGTGTTAACACAAAATCTGATAAGGAAATCCAAATAGATGTTTCTGACGTATATACTTTAGGCGTAGAAAGTACAAGGCCAGATTTAATGGATGTTAAAGAACATTTAAGCAAGATTGAAGATAAATATCAAATTGTTTTAGAAGCTCTATTCTTTCAAGGCATGACCCAACAAGAAGCAAGCGACGAGTTGGACATACCTTTAGGAACTATTAAATCTCGATTAAAAATAGGTTTACGCGAATTAGGTAAAATCTATGGTCCTGCCCTTTTGGCTTTGATGTTAAATATTGTATTATGA
- the murB gene encoding UDP-N-acetylmuramate dehydrogenase: MTILEHFSLKNYNTFGIDSIARYFVEIVSIEELRDILSNKEYTRKILLGGGSNMLLTDSIDALFIHVNIKGKHIISESNDTVQIQIMAGENWHDMVMWTIENGFGGLENMSLIPGNTGTAPIQNIGAYGVELKDCFVSCNAIRIEDQKLITLTKEDCEFGYRDSYFKNEGKDKYVITSVTFSLIKENHTINAKYGSIEEQLKNDCVTNPTIKDISNAVIAIRQSKLPDPKVLGNSGSFFKNPIVSKEIFDTFIAKNPQAPYYKISELEYKIPAGWLIEQCGFKGKRFGDAGVHKNQALVLVNYNNATGKDILDLAKKIIEEVKHQFQITISPEVNLIK; encoded by the coding sequence ATGACAATTCTTGAGCACTTTTCATTAAAAAATTACAATACATTCGGTATAGATTCAATCGCTAGATATTTTGTAGAAATAGTTTCTATTGAGGAGTTGCGAGATATTCTTAGCAATAAAGAGTATACTCGTAAAATTCTTTTGGGAGGTGGTAGCAACATGCTTTTGACCGATTCTATAGATGCTCTTTTTATTCACGTAAACATTAAAGGCAAACATATTATTTCAGAATCTAACGATACTGTTCAAATACAGATAATGGCCGGTGAAAATTGGCACGATATGGTCATGTGGACCATTGAAAATGGGTTTGGCGGTCTAGAGAACATGTCATTAATTCCTGGAAACACTGGCACTGCACCCATACAAAATATAGGTGCTTATGGTGTTGAATTAAAAGATTGTTTTGTTAGTTGTAATGCCATAAGGATTGAAGATCAAAAATTAATTACGCTAACAAAGGAAGATTGTGAATTTGGGTATAGGGACTCTTACTTTAAAAACGAAGGCAAAGATAAATATGTAATTACTTCTGTTACTTTCTCTTTAATCAAGGAAAACCATACTATTAATGCCAAATATGGTTCTATTGAAGAGCAATTAAAGAATGACTGCGTTACCAACCCAACGATAAAAGATATTTCTAATGCAGTAATCGCTATTCGACAAAGCAAATTACCCGACCCAAAAGTATTAGGCAACAGTGGTAGTTTTTTTAAAAACCCTATAGTTTCTAAAGAAATATTTGATACGTTTATCGCAAAAAATCCCCAAGCACCATATTATAAAATTTCAGAATTAGAATATAAAATACCTGCAGGATGGTTAATTGAGCAATGTGGATTTAAAGGAAAACGTTTTGGTGATGCCGGTGTACATAAAAACCAAGCCTTAGTCCTTGTTAATTACAATAACGCAACAGGAAAAGATATTCTAGACCTCGCAAAAAAGATAATTGAAGAAGTTAAACATCAGTTCCAAATAACAATTAGCCCAGAGGTGAATTTAATAAAATAA
- a CDS encoding DUF1573 domain-containing protein has protein sequence MMKKIVLVLFIGLLGFSLTAQESAAKIEFKSETVDYGEIAKGSDGVRVFEFTNTGTAPLIVSKVSSSCGCTIPKKPEDPILPGKTGEIQVKYDTNRVGPIRKAITVISNADTPTKVLKIKGEVQAPNGTK, from the coding sequence ATGATGAAAAAAATAGTACTTGTATTATTTATTGGTTTGCTTGGATTTAGCCTTACAGCTCAAGAATCTGCTGCCAAAATAGAGTTTAAATCAGAGACTGTTGATTATGGTGAAATTGCAAAAGGTTCTGACGGAGTTAGGGTTTTTGAATTCACAAATACCGGAACAGCACCACTTATTGTGAGTAAAGTAAGTTCTAGTTGTGGATGTACCATACCAAAAAAACCAGAAGATCCAATTTTACCAGGCAAAACAGGTGAGATTCAAGTAAAATACGATACCAATAGAGTTGGACCAATTCGTAAAGCAATTACGGTAATTTCTAATGCTGATACCCCTACAAAGGTTTTAAAGATTAAAGGGGAAGTACAAGCGCCTAATGGAACAAAATAA
- a CDS encoding RNA polymerase sigma factor, which yields MNNIDNLEETISKAKEGNQIAFSRLVDMFWNDVYGFQLKRTENENDSEDITIQTFSKAFDKIHTYDDTYVFKTWLIAISKNIHIDLVRKRKRNLLDSRSSVDAISSALDVTPSMEDQLIHEQNLADLLRDIKKLKPHYQSVINLRYFNELSYAEIAAKLNEPINNVKVKLLRAKKLLAEIIKERK from the coding sequence TTGAATAACATAGACAATTTAGAAGAAACAATAAGTAAAGCGAAAGAAGGCAATCAAATTGCATTTAGTCGATTAGTAGATATGTTTTGGAACGATGTTTATGGATTTCAACTTAAACGTACAGAAAATGAAAATGATAGTGAAGATATCACCATTCAAACATTTTCAAAGGCGTTCGATAAAATACATACCTATGACGATACGTATGTATTTAAGACATGGTTAATTGCTATTTCAAAGAACATTCATATTGATCTTGTTCGTAAACGCAAAAGAAATCTTTTAGATTCAAGAAGTAGTGTTGATGCAATTTCAAGTGCCTTAGATGTAACACCCTCTATGGAAGACCAATTAATACATGAACAAAATTTAGCAGATTTATTAAGAGATATCAAGAAGTTAAAACCTCACTACCAATCAGTTATCAATCTCAGATATTTTAATGAATTAAGTTATGCGGAAATTGCAGCAAAGCTAAATGAACCCATTAACAATGTAAAAGTAAAGCTATTAAGAGCTAAAAAATTGCTCGCTGAAATCATAAAGGAAAGAAAATAG